A stretch of the Rodentibacter haemolyticus genome encodes the following:
- a CDS encoding alpha-galactosidase: protein MTSQLVRLQSKNTDLILRTEPAEILYFGKRLELNDITEMDVLTIDRGVANGSLDIDVPITLAAENGRGYFGVAGVEGHRNGYDWAPVFVTKNITKTDRSLTLEMEDSIAKLGFKAEIETDENGVFKFRNTLTNLGEGIFTVNRLAVTLPVPEYADEILSFYGRWCRELHENRVSLKHGAFTQENRHGRTSHEYAPNLIIGTPHFSQQQGKVWGFHLAWSGNHRIRADVLIDGRRFAQLENLYLPGEIQLKQGESHHTPWVYAVYSEEGLNGMSCQFHDHVREHILHFAHKERPVHLNIWEGVTFHHQPSHIIAMAEKAAEMGVERFIIDDGWFIGRNDDFGGLGDWYLDEEKYPNGLDEVISAVKKFGMQFGIWVELEMINKPTKLYQAHPDWLLQLEGYNQPEERHQYVLDLTKQEVFDYLLERMDWLLGNHNIDYIKWDHNRRLVQPGSNGRAAVVAQTKAAYRLFDTLQKRYPNVEIESCSSGGARVDYEILKRSQRFWASDNIDAFTRQQIHRGMSYFYPPEVIGAHIGGSPCQTTYRRFSIDYRGLTALFGHMGVELDPVKESAEERAGFAKYIALYKQLRPLLHHGDVFRLDYHEPNTILHGVVAKDKSQAVVLISQSDMPDYKQMGKLCLPYLETDAVYQVKVLAIPDYIREGKAGHLMKVFPQWLRGCFDEKIVTIRGEWLANVGLTIPVLDPQSAMLLAFNKL from the coding sequence ATGACTTCACAATTAGTTCGCTTACAAAGCAAAAATACGGATTTAATTTTACGTACAGAACCGGCTGAGATCCTCTACTTTGGAAAACGTCTTGAATTAAATGATATTACCGAAATGGACGTATTGACGATTGATCGAGGTGTGGCAAACGGAAGCTTGGATATTGATGTTCCGATTACCTTAGCAGCTGAAAATGGTCGCGGTTATTTTGGTGTCGCCGGTGTGGAAGGGCATCGTAACGGCTATGATTGGGCGCCGGTATTCGTTACCAAAAACATCACCAAAACCGACCGCTCTTTAACATTGGAAATGGAAGATAGCATTGCGAAATTAGGTTTTAAAGCCGAAATTGAAACCGATGAAAACGGAGTGTTTAAATTCCGCAATACTTTAACGAATTTAGGGGAAGGAATATTTACCGTAAACCGTTTAGCTGTAACGCTGCCCGTGCCGGAGTATGCAGATGAAATCTTGAGTTTTTACGGTCGCTGGTGCCGTGAATTACATGAAAATCGTGTATCGCTTAAACACGGTGCGTTTACGCAAGAAAACCGTCATGGACGAACTTCTCACGAATACGCGCCTAATTTGATTATCGGGACGCCGCATTTTAGCCAACAACAAGGGAAAGTATGGGGCTTTCATCTCGCCTGGTCGGGGAATCACCGAATCCGTGCCGATGTGCTGATTGACGGGCGTCGTTTTGCGCAATTAGAAAATCTTTATTTGCCGGGGGAAATTCAACTTAAACAAGGTGAAAGTCATCACACCCCTTGGGTATATGCGGTATATTCGGAAGAAGGGCTGAACGGTATGTCCTGCCAATTTCATGATCACGTGCGTGAACATATTCTTCATTTCGCCCATAAGGAACGTCCGGTGCATTTAAATATTTGGGAAGGGGTAACATTCCATCATCAGCCGTCTCACATTATTGCTATGGCGGAAAAAGCGGCGGAAATGGGAGTGGAGCGTTTCATCATTGATGATGGTTGGTTCATTGGCCGTAATGATGATTTCGGCGGACTGGGCGATTGGTATCTAGATGAAGAAAAATACCCGAATGGCTTGGATGAAGTGATTAGTGCGGTAAAAAAATTCGGTATGCAATTTGGTATTTGGGTGGAATTGGAAATGATCAACAAGCCGACCAAATTATACCAAGCGCATCCGGATTGGTTGTTACAATTAGAGGGCTACAATCAGCCGGAAGAACGTCATCAATATGTGTTGGATCTTACCAAACAGGAAGTATTTGATTATTTGCTTGAACGCATGGATTGGTTGTTAGGCAACCATAATATCGATTACATAAAATGGGATCACAACCGCCGCCTTGTTCAGCCCGGAAGTAACGGACGTGCTGCGGTGGTGGCGCAAACGAAAGCGGCTTATCGTCTGTTTGATACCTTGCAAAAACGTTATCCGAATGTGGAAATCGAAAGTTGTTCATCAGGAGGGGCGCGCGTGGATTATGAAATTCTGAAGCGTTCACAACGCTTTTGGGCATCCGATAATATCGATGCTTTTACGCGTCAACAAATTCACCGAGGAATGAGTTATTTTTATCCGCCGGAAGTTATAGGGGCACATATCGGCGGTTCACCTTGCCAAACTACCTATCGTCGTTTTTCCATTGATTATCGTGGTTTAACTGCTTTGTTCGGTCACATGGGGGTAGAACTTGATCCCGTGAAAGAAAGTGCGGAAGAACGGGCGGGTTTTGCAAAATACATTGCATTGTACAAACAGCTTCGCCCGTTATTACACCATGGCGATGTTTTTCGTTTAGATTATCATGAACCCAATACCATTTTGCATGGTGTCGTAGCAAAAGATAAATCGCAAGCGGTGGTGCTTATCAGCCAATCCGATATGCCGGATTACAAACAAATGGGCAAACTTTGCCTGCCTTATTTGGAAACCGATGCCGTTTATCAAGTGAAGGTGCTTGCCATTCCCGATTATATCCGAGAGGGCAAGGCGGGGCATTTAATGAAAGTTTTTCCGCAATGGCTTCGTGGTTGCTTCGATGAAAAAATAGTAACGATTCGTGGTGAGTGGCTAGCTAATGTCGGTTTAACCATTCCCGTATTGGATCCGCAAAGTGCGATGTTGTTGGCATTTAACAAATTATAG
- a CDS encoding D-hexose-6-phosphate mutarotase, which produces MKTTLLKTITPELHLIQYNEIPVLHLKHAVGTAKIALQGAQLLSWQPKGAEQDVLWLSEIEPFQKGTAIRGGIPICYPWFGSVKQPAHGTARIRLWQLSHYDISAEKVRLEFELFSDLNIIEAKLVMIFTEQCGITFTHYGEQPAQVALHSYFNVGDIAQVEIANLPKTCFNSLNQKQESVPSPRRITENVDCIYTADNMQNQIIDDAFHRTIELHHHNATQLVLWNPWHKATSAMSEKGYLNMICLETARIHHLLEFGESLSVEIRVNG; this is translated from the coding sequence ATGAAAACAACGCTACTCAAAACAATCACACCCGAACTTCATTTAATTCAATATAACGAAATTCCGGTTTTACATCTAAAACACGCTGTGGGTACAGCAAAAATTGCCTTGCAAGGGGCGCAATTATTAAGTTGGCAACCTAAAGGCGCAGAACAAGATGTATTATGGCTCAGTGAAATCGAGCCTTTTCAAAAAGGGACGGCAATTCGCGGCGGAATCCCGATTTGCTATCCTTGGTTTGGCAGCGTCAAACAGCCGGCACACGGCACGGCTCGAATCCGTTTGTGGCAGTTAAGTCACTATGATATTTCAGCAGAAAAAGTGCGGTTAGAATTTGAATTGTTTTCAGATTTAAATATCATTGAGGCAAAACTTGTGATGATATTTACCGAGCAATGCGGTATTACTTTTACCCATTATGGTGAACAACCGGCGCAGGTTGCGTTGCATAGTTACTTTAATGTCGGAGATATTGCACAGGTAGAAATTGCAAATTTACCGAAAACCTGTTTTAACAGTTTGAATCAAAAGCAGGAGAGTGTGCCGTCCCCACGCCGTATTACGGAAAACGTGGATTGTATTTATACGGCAGATAACATGCAGAATCAGATTATTGATGATGCCTTTCATCGTACCATAGAGTTACATCATCACAATGCCACTCAACTTGTGCTTTGGAACCCTTGGCATAAAGCCACAAGTGCGATGAGCGAGAAAGGCTATTTAAATATGATTTGCCTAGAAACGGCAAGGATTCATCATTTGTTGGAATTTGGTGAAAGTTTAAGCGTAGAAATTCGTGTAAATGGTTAA
- the infC gene encoding translation initiation factor IF-3 — protein MDQDGEQAGIVSIQQALDMAEQAALDLVEISPNAEPPVCRIMNYGKFLYEKSKNAKEQKKKQKVVQVKEIKFRPGTDEGDYQVKLRSLVRFLEDGDKAKITVRFRGREMAHQNIGLDVLERVKNDLAEISVVESAPGKLEGRQAVMVLAPKKK, from the coding sequence ATTGACCAAGATGGTGAACAAGCAGGGATTGTTTCCATTCAGCAAGCCTTAGATATGGCTGAGCAGGCAGCCCTTGATCTTGTTGAAATTAGTCCGAATGCAGAACCGCCGGTTTGCCGTATTATGAACTACGGTAAATTCCTTTATGAAAAAAGTAAAAATGCTAAAGAGCAGAAGAAAAAGCAAAAAGTCGTACAAGTGAAGGAAATTAAATTCCGACCGGGTACTGATGAGGGTGACTATCAAGTTAAATTACGTAGCCTTGTTCGTTTCTTGGAAGATGGCGACAAGGCGAAAATTACCGTACGTTTCCGTGGGCGTGAAATGGCGCACCAAAACATTGGTTTAGATGTGTTGGAGCGTGTAAAAAACGATTTAGCCGAGATTTCGGTTGTTGAATCCGCACCGGGAAAATTAGAAGGTCGCCAAGCGGTAATGGTGTTAGCACCTAAGAAAAAATAA
- the rpmI gene encoding 50S ribosomal protein L35 has product MPKIKTVRGAAKRFKKTASGGFKRKQSHLRHILTKKTTKRKRHLRHKSMVAKADQVLVVACLPYA; this is encoded by the coding sequence ATGCCTAAAATCAAAACAGTACGCGGCGCAGCTAAGCGTTTCAAAAAGACCGCTTCCGGTGGTTTCAAGCGTAAACAATCTCACTTACGTCATATTTTGACTAAAAAAACAACTAAACGTAAACGTCATTTACGTCATAAATCAATGGTTGCGAAAGCAGACCAAGTTTTAGTAGTAGCTTGCTTACCATACGCATAA
- the rplT gene encoding 50S ribosomal protein L20, translating to MARVKRGVIARARHKKVLKAAKGYYGARSRVYRVAFQAVIKAGQYAYRDRRQRKRQFRQLWIARINAAARQNGLSYSKFINGLKKASVEIDRKILADIAVFDKVAFAALVEKAKSAL from the coding sequence ATGGCTCGTGTAAAACGTGGTGTTATTGCAAGAGCACGCCATAAGAAAGTTCTTAAGGCGGCTAAAGGTTATTATGGTGCACGTTCACGCGTGTATCGCGTTGCTTTCCAAGCGGTGATTAAAGCCGGTCAATACGCATATCGTGACCGTCGTCAACGTAAACGTCAATTCCGTCAATTATGGATTGCACGTATCAACGCGGCAGCTCGTCAAAACGGTTTATCTTACAGCAAATTCATCAACGGCTTGAAAAAAGCGTCAGTAGAAATTGATCGTAAGATCCTTGCCGATATTGCGGTATTCGACAAAGTCGCTTTCGCTGCATTAGTTGAAAAAGCAAAATCTGCACTTTAA
- a CDS encoding ABC transporter ATP-binding protein, translated as MALISLTNGYLSFSDAPLLDRAELHIEPGERVCLVGRNGAGKSTLLKIIAGDVLLDDGKIQYEKDLVVSRLEQDPPRNAEGNVFDYVAEGVGHLTDLLKEYHLISLRLEDNYSDQILNQLEQIQNKLEYADGWRFENKINEVLLKLGLNPNTKLTALSGGWLRKAALARALVCEPDVLLLDEPTNHLDVEAIEWLENFLSEFNGSIVFISHDRSFIRKMATRIVDLDRGQLVSYPGNYDLYLTTKEENLRVEALQNELFDKRLAQEEIWIRQGIKARRTRNEGRVRALKAMREERRQRRELMGTAKLQLDTSSRSGKIIFEMENVSYEVAGKQLLKDFSTTILRGDKIALVGANGCGKTTFIKLLLGEIQPTKGKIRCGTKLEIAYFDQYRADLDPEKTVMDNVADGKQDIEVNGVKRHVLGYLQDFLFPPKRAMTPVKALSGGERNRLLLAKLLLKPNNLLILDEPTNDLDVETLELLEEILTDYQGTLLIVSHDRQFIDNTATECYMFEGIGVLNKYVGGFFDAKQQQMNYLALKAEQVQSKKVEAKQESAVKNERVSKPKSLKLSYNEQRELEQLPQLLEELEEKLTALQTEVGEPTFFQQPHHVTEAKLKELADTEAELETAFLRWEELEEKKNQAEMKSR; from the coding sequence GTGGCATTAATTAGCTTAACGAATGGTTATCTTTCTTTTAGTGATGCGCCGTTATTGGATCGCGCCGAATTACATATTGAACCCGGTGAACGGGTGTGTCTTGTGGGACGAAATGGTGCGGGAAAATCAACCTTACTTAAAATTATTGCCGGTGATGTATTGTTGGATGATGGCAAAATTCAGTATGAAAAAGATTTGGTGGTTTCCCGTCTTGAGCAGGATCCTCCACGTAATGCAGAGGGAAATGTTTTTGATTATGTCGCGGAAGGTGTCGGACATTTAACGGATTTATTGAAAGAATATCATCTAATTTCTCTCCGGTTGGAAGATAATTATAGCGATCAAATTTTAAATCAGCTTGAACAAATACAAAATAAATTAGAGTATGCGGATGGTTGGCGATTTGAAAATAAAATTAATGAAGTTTTGCTTAAACTCGGTCTAAATCCGAACACAAAATTGACCGCACTTTCCGGTGGTTGGTTGCGGAAAGCGGCATTAGCACGTGCGTTAGTATGTGAGCCGGACGTGCTGTTACTGGATGAACCGACCAACCATCTGGATGTGGAAGCCATTGAATGGTTAGAAAATTTCTTATCGGAATTTAACGGTAGTATTGTTTTTATTTCTCATGACCGTTCTTTTATTCGCAAAATGGCAACACGTATTGTTGATTTAGATCGCGGTCAATTGGTTTCTTATCCGGGGAATTATGATTTGTACCTCACCACAAAAGAAGAAAATTTACGGGTAGAAGCCCTACAAAATGAATTGTTTGATAAGCGATTGGCACAAGAAGAAATTTGGATTCGTCAAGGTATTAAAGCACGCCGTACCCGAAATGAAGGCCGTGTGCGTGCATTAAAGGCGATGCGTGAAGAACGCCGTCAACGCCGTGAACTGATGGGAACGGCGAAATTGCAGCTGGATACTTCAAGCCGTTCCGGCAAAATTATATTTGAAATGGAAAACGTAAGTTATGAAGTTGCCGGCAAACAGTTATTAAAAGATTTTAGTACCACGATTTTACGTGGCGATAAAATTGCGTTAGTGGGCGCAAATGGTTGTGGTAAAACCACTTTCATTAAATTGTTACTCGGTGAAATTCAACCTACAAAAGGAAAAATTCGTTGCGGTACAAAATTGGAAATCGCTTATTTTGACCAATATCGGGCGGATCTTGATCCTGAAAAAACAGTGATGGATAACGTTGCCGATGGCAAACAAGATATTGAAGTGAATGGTGTGAAGCGTCATGTTTTGGGTTATTTACAAGATTTCTTATTTCCGCCTAAACGTGCGATGACACCGGTTAAGGCGTTATCCGGTGGTGAACGTAACCGTTTGTTACTGGCAAAATTATTATTGAAACCGAATAATCTGCTGATTCTTGATGAACCGACTAACGATTTAGACGTGGAAACACTCGAATTATTAGAGGAGATTCTGACGGATTATCAAGGCACATTGCTCATTGTGAGCCACGATCGTCAATTTATTGATAACACGGCAACCGAATGCTATATGTTTGAGGGAATCGGCGTATTAAATAAATATGTGGGCGGTTTCTTTGATGCAAAACAGCAGCAGATGAATTATCTAGCATTAAAAGCGGAGCAAGTGCAGAGTAAAAAAGTTGAAGCTAAGCAGGAAAGTGCGGTTAAAAATGAGCGGGTTTCTAAGCCGAAATCGCTAAAACTCTCTTATAATGAACAACGTGAGTTGGAGCAACTTCCGCAATTATTAGAAGAATTAGAGGAAAAATTGACCGCACTTCAAACGGAGGTCGGTGAACCTACATTCTTTCAACAACCTCATCACGTAACGGAGGCGAAATTAAAAGAACTCGCCGACACGGAAGCAGAGCTGGAAACTGCATTTTTGCGTTGGGAAGAATTGGAAGAAAAGAAAAATCAGGCGGAGATGAAGTCGCGTTAG
- a CDS encoding sodium-dependent transporter, which produces MTTNQQRQTWSSRLTYVMTVAGATVGFGATWRFPYLVGENGGGAYVILFCIAMIVIGIPMILVENVIGRRLRVNSIDAFGDRLQDKGISKYWKTLGYMGLLGAFGIMAYYMVLGGWVISYIVNLISGSLDISVPITKEVAKDFYELHIGNSPWEIAAYTLLFVVVNYIILAKGIIGGIERSVKYLMPLLFIFLIGMVIRNITLPGAMEGISFYLKPDFSKITPKLFIFVLGQVFFALSLGFGVLITLSSYLNKEENLIHTAVITGFTNTIIAVLCGFMIFPSLFTFGIEPNAGPTLVFQSLPIVFSHLWAGKFFAIVFFGLLLIAALTTSLTIYEVIITALQEKLRMRRGKAITLTLGGIFLFGNLPSILGDSLWKDVTFFGKSIFDAFDFVSGNILFMLTALGCAIFVGFVLKDEAKKELSPTPNSTFTKIWFNYVKFVVPVIILVIFISNLF; this is translated from the coding sequence ATGACAACAAATCAACAACGTCAAACTTGGTCAAGCCGATTAACTTATGTAATGACTGTTGCCGGCGCAACGGTAGGCTTTGGGGCAACTTGGCGATTTCCTTACCTTGTGGGGGAAAACGGCGGCGGTGCTTATGTGATACTGTTTTGTATTGCCATGATTGTCATCGGTATTCCGATGATCTTAGTAGAAAATGTCATTGGTCGCCGCTTACGTGTTAATTCTATTGATGCTTTTGGCGATCGATTACAGGATAAAGGGATTTCCAAGTATTGGAAAACTCTGGGTTATATGGGCTTACTCGGCGCATTCGGCATTATGGCGTATTATATGGTGCTTGGCGGATGGGTAATTTCCTATATCGTTAACCTTATCAGCGGTTCATTAGATATTTCTGTCCCTATCACAAAAGAAGTAGCCAAAGATTTCTATGAGCTACATATCGGCAACAGCCCTTGGGAAATCGCCGCTTATACCTTGCTATTTGTTGTCGTCAATTACATTATTTTAGCCAAAGGTATTATTGGTGGAATTGAGCGTTCGGTAAAATACTTAATGCCTCTACTTTTTATTTTCCTTATCGGTATGGTGATCCGCAATATCACCCTACCGGGTGCAATGGAAGGTATCAGCTTCTATTTAAAACCAGATTTCAGCAAAATCACCCCTAAATTATTTATTTTTGTATTAGGGCAGGTCTTCTTCGCATTAAGCCTTGGTTTCGGTGTGCTAATCACCCTGTCCAGCTATTTAAACAAAGAAGAAAATCTGATTCATACCGCCGTTATCACGGGTTTCACAAATACGATTATTGCCGTATTGTGCGGTTTTATGATCTTCCCTTCCCTATTCACTTTCGGTATTGAACCCAATGCAGGTCCGACACTTGTTTTCCAAAGTTTACCGATAGTATTTTCACACCTATGGGCAGGTAAATTTTTTGCGATTGTCTTCTTCGGCTTATTACTCATCGCCGCCCTAACTACTTCACTTACTATTTATGAAGTGATTATTACCGCATTACAGGAAAAACTCAGAATGCGCCGTGGCAAAGCCATTACTCTAACTTTAGGGGGGATTTTCTTATTTGGTAATTTACCTTCTATCTTAGGGGATAGCCTTTGGAAAGACGTGACGTTTTTTGGAAAGAGTATTTTTGATGCTTTCGATTTTGTCAGCGGCAATATTCTCTTTATGCTGACCGCACTTGGTTGCGCAATCTTCGTAGGTTTCGTCTTAAAAGATGAAGCCAAAAAAGAACTTTCTCCAACCCCAAATTCTACTTTTACAAAAATTTGGTTTAACTATGTAAAATTTGTAGTACCCGTGATTATTTTGGTGATTTTTATCAGTAACTTATTCTAA
- the nth gene encoding endonuclease III translates to MNQKKRIEILTRLRDQNPHPTTELQYNSPFELLIAVILSAQATDKGVNKATEKLFPVANTPQAILDLGLDGLKNYIRTIGLFNSKAENIIKTCRDLIEKHNGEVPESREALEALAGVGRKTANVVLNTAFGHPTIAVDTHIFRVCNRTNFAPGKDVVKVEEKLLKVVPDEFKIDVHHWLILHGRYTCVARKPRCGSCIIEDLCEYKDKTEY, encoded by the coding sequence ATGAATCAAAAGAAAAGAATTGAAATATTAACCCGTTTACGGGATCAAAATCCCCACCCTACCACTGAATTACAGTATAATTCGCCCTTTGAATTATTAATCGCAGTGATTTTATCGGCGCAAGCCACCGATAAAGGGGTCAATAAAGCGACGGAAAAGCTTTTTCCTGTCGCCAACACACCACAAGCTATTTTAGATTTAGGCTTAGATGGGCTAAAAAACTATATAAGAACAATCGGGCTTTTTAATAGCAAAGCGGAAAATATCATCAAAACCTGCCGAGATCTCATTGAGAAACACAACGGTGAAGTGCCTGAAAGTCGTGAAGCTTTGGAAGCACTGGCGGGAGTGGGAAGAAAAACCGCAAATGTCGTATTAAATACAGCCTTTGGTCATCCCACTATTGCGGTTGATACCCATATTTTCCGCGTATGTAATCGCACAAATTTTGCACCGGGTAAAGATGTGGTTAAAGTAGAAGAAAAACTGCTTAAAGTCGTACCTGATGAATTTAAAATAGATGTGCATCATTGGCTCATTTTACATGGTCGTTATACCTGCGTGGCACGTAAACCGCGCTGTGGCTCCTGTATTATTGAAGATCTCTGCGAATATAAAGACAAAACCGAATATTAA